From the genome of Candidatus Defluviilinea proxima:
TGAAGCCATCGAAAGCGGCCACGCCGATGAGATCGTGTTGGTCTCTGAAGCATTCCATGAGCAGAACCTTTCGGATATTGCGCGCACAGTGGCTGAACGGCTCGATAAGAGCCATTTGATCTTGATCGCGGGGCCATCTTCTTCGGGCAAGACCACTTCTTCGCGGCGGCTGACGATTCAATTGCTTGCACTGGGTATTTCACCGTTTCCGTTGGAACTCGATAATTATTTTATTGACCGCGATAAAACGCCTCTTGGTGAGGATGGCAAACCCGATTTTGAAACCATCGAAGCGCTCAACCTCCCATTGTTGGCGGAGCATTTACAGAGTCTGATTCGGGGAGAAGAAGTTCAATTGCCGCGATACAACTTCAAGTTAGGGAAGAGCGAGGCGGGGCACGTCATCCAATTGAAACACGGACAGCCAATCATTCTGGAAGGAATCCACGGCATGGACCCGCGACTCATCCCCGAAAGTTTGAGTGGTGAGGCGTTTAGGATCTACGTCTCGGCTCTGACTCAGTTGAACCTGGATCGCCACAATCGCGTTTCCACCACTGACACTCGACTCATCCGACGTATTGTGCGTGATGCGCGCGAGCGTGGCTATAGCGCGGCGCAAACCATTCGCCAATGGGAGTCGGTGCGGCGTGGTGAGAAGCGGCATATCTTCCCATTTCAGGAAAATGCGGATGTGATGTTCAATTCGGCGCTGGCGTATGAGATGGCGGCGTTGAAACCGTTTGCTGAACCGTTACTGCGACAGGTGCAACATGGTACGCGGGAATACATCGAGGCGAAGAGACTTCTTGCGTTCCTCGAATGGTTCCTGCCGTTGGATATTGATCTCGTGCCCGATAATTCGCTGTTACGTGAGTTTCTGGGTGGTTCGATCTTGAAAGATTTTACGGTGTGGAAAGAAGGGTAAGGCAGGCGTGGGTTTTTATGTAAGCCATTTTTCCATAAAGATGAGTTCTTCACGCTGGTAATCAAGCGTTTCATAAAAATGCTGGACTTTTGCATTCTTAGGTTCGATCAAGAGATTGAGTTTCTGACATCCTTTTTTGCGTAAGCGCTCTTCGAGTTGTGCCACAATGGCCGCGCCATAGCCGCGCCCTTGATAGTTGGGGTGTATGGCTAAATGATTGATCCAACCGCGACGCCCATCGTAGGTCCCCATGACCGCTCCAACCAGCACATCATTCTCAATGCCAACTAGAAACAGGTCAGGGTCTCGCTCCATTTTATGGATAACCCCAGCCTGATCGTCGGTGCGACCGAGTG
Proteins encoded in this window:
- a CDS encoding TGS domain-containing protein — protein: MSFQIIEPRNIVEVHLPDGRVLSGPRGATVGEFLSAIEHETQFVGAIVNGELRELTHVVDIESNVEPVLVDSADGSRIYRRSLTFLLEMAFADLYPDGVLFVDHSVGTGGYYCQVTGRNPLSESEIEALKAHMQGLVEADMPFGRKEVPLQEAIEYFHSHGYEDKAQLFKYRKKAYLTLYSLGDRMDYHHGYMVPSTGYLRVFDLMITNGGFTLIYPRRNQSNELLPVPDYPKLLSAFRQYGNWLTRLGIDNVGSLNEAIESGHADEIVLVSEAFHEQNLSDIARTVAERLDKSHLILIAGPSSSGKTTSSRRLTIQLLALGISPFPLELDNYFIDRDKTPLGEDGKPDFETIEALNLPLLAEHLQSLIRGEEVQLPRYNFKLGKSEAGHVIQLKHGQPIILEGIHGMDPRLIPESLSGEAFRIYVSALTQLNLDRHNRVSTTDTRLIRRIVRDARERGYSAAQTIRQWESVRRGEKRHIFPFQENADVMFNSALAYEMAALKPFAEPLLRQVQHGTREYIEAKRLLAFLEWFLPLDIDLVPDNSLLREFLGGSILKDFTVWKEG
- a CDS encoding GNAT family acetyltransferase, whose amino-acid sequence is MQIREFQMTDYDAVIGLWQITDIPLGRTDDQAGVIHKMERDPDLFLVGIENDVLVGAVMGTYDGRRGWINHLAIHPNYQGRGYGAAIVAQLEERLRKKGCQKLNLLIEPKNAKVQHFYETLDYQREELIFMEKWLT